One Carassius carassius chromosome 20, fCarCar2.1, whole genome shotgun sequence DNA segment encodes these proteins:
- the LOC132096847 gene encoding ADP-ribosylation factor 1-like has translation MGNLFANLFKVFGKKEMRILMVGLDAAGKTTILYKLKLGEIVTTIPTIGFNVETVEYKNISFTVWDVGGQDKIRPLWRHYFQNTQGLIFVVDSNDRERVNEGREELMRMLAEDELREAVLLVFANKQDLPNAMNAAEITDKLGLHSLRHRNWYIQATCATSGDGLYEGLDWLSNQLKNQK, from the exons ATGGGCAACCTATTCGCAAACCTCTTTAAAGTCTTCGGGAAGAAAGAGATGAGGATTCTTATGGTGGGTCTGGATGCTGCTGGAAAGACGACGATCCTGTACAAGCTGAAGCTCGGGGAGATTGTTACCACCATCCCAACAATCG GTTTTAACGTCGAAACTGTGGAGTACAAGAATATAAGTTTCACAGTTTGGGACGTCGGTGGGCAAGATAAGATTCGACCATTGTGGCGCCATTATTTCCAGAACACACAAG GTCTGATCTTTGTGGTTGACAGTAACGACAGAGAGCGTGTGAATGAAGGGCGAGAGGAGCTGATGAGGATGTTAGCTGAGGATGAGCTCAGGGAAGCAGTCCTGCTCGTGTTTGCCAACAAACAG GATCTACCGAACGCCATGAACGCTGCAGAAATCACAGACAAGCTGGGGCTGCATTCGCTCCGGCACAGGAACTGGTACATTCAGGCCACATGCGCCACAAGCGGCGACGGCCTTTATGAAGGACTCGACTGGTTGTCCAATCAACTGAAGAACCAGAAATAA